The Gloeomargarita sp. SKYB120 genome contains a region encoding:
- a CDS encoding pentapeptide repeat-containing protein: MQRTITVLALLLAGGTGAVLAQTRKPNPDHIPKLRQGECLRCELASTDWQGAHLAGVKATGSVFQQANFTGANLSGADLRQCNLILSNFSQANLSGALLDEAFLVTAKLVQADLTGARLRKTDLRDADLSGANLHKADLQGALLVKAQLYQANLSDSDAKFAALSLANLNEANLSGADLQGANLRDANLTGANLSRANLAGANLTGANLSGANLYGAQLQGALLTSVTWRGTLMPDGSVRGR; encoded by the coding sequence ATGCAACGCACCATCACAGTTTTAGCCTTGCTTTTAGCAGGGGGAACGGGAGCGGTCCTAGCCCAAACCCGCAAACCCAACCCCGACCACATCCCTAAATTGCGCCAAGGAGAATGCCTGCGCTGTGAATTGGCCAGCACCGACTGGCAGGGGGCGCATCTGGCGGGGGTCAAAGCCACTGGCAGCGTGTTCCAACAGGCCAATTTCACGGGGGCGAACTTAAGCGGGGCGGACCTGCGCCAGTGCAATTTGATCCTGAGCAATTTCAGTCAAGCCAACCTCAGCGGGGCACTGCTCGATGAAGCCTTCCTGGTAACGGCCAAGCTGGTACAGGCCGATTTGACAGGGGCGCGCCTGCGCAAGACCGATTTGCGGGATGCGGATTTGAGCGGGGCCAATTTGCACAAAGCCGATTTGCAAGGGGCGCTGCTGGTCAAAGCCCAGTTGTACCAGGCCAATTTATCCGACAGCGACGCCAAATTTGCCGCCCTATCCCTGGCGAATTTGAACGAAGCGAATCTCAGCGGCGCGGATTTACAGGGGGCGAATTTACGAGATGCGAATTTGACGGGGGCCAATCTGAGTCGCGCCAACCTGGCTGGTGCCAATCTCACCGGGGCCAATCTCAGTGGGGCAAATCTATACGGCGCGCAACTGCAAGGAGCTTTGTTAACGAGCGTGACTTGGCGGGGGACGCTGATGCCCGATGGTTCCGTGCGGGGACGTTAG
- a CDS encoding pentapeptide repeat-containing protein: MTLRELQERYQRGERNFDGTDWSRWDLSRMVLEGVSLSRANLFRTDLLLAQLTGANLSYAVACRVNLSGANLTKAVLRAADLYMANLNGAKLDGANLSKAYLRGADLTRAGLSGADLSYANLIEANLYGANLSGANLRGAFLIVANLRGAILTGANLREANLSGANLTGVNLQDADLTDAILPVQDKAAHRQRAQRTMPPQTGSGLVEEIFGSSS, encoded by the coding sequence ATGACCCTGCGGGAGCTACAGGAGCGCTACCAGCGGGGCGAGCGCAATTTCGACGGAACTGACTGGAGCCGGTGGGACTTGAGCCGGATGGTGCTCGAGGGCGTCAGTCTCAGCCGGGCCAATTTGTTTCGCACGGATTTGTTACTTGCTCAGTTGACCGGCGCCAATTTGAGCTATGCCGTTGCTTGCCGGGTCAACCTCAGCGGCGCCAACTTGACCAAGGCGGTGCTGCGGGCCGCCGATTTGTACATGGCCAATTTGAACGGGGCAAAGCTCGACGGCGCTAACCTGAGCAAAGCCTATTTGCGGGGAGCGGATTTGACGCGGGCGGGATTGAGCGGCGCCGATTTGAGCTATGCCAATCTCATCGAGGCTAATTTGTATGGCGCCAATTTAAGCGGGGCGAATTTGCGGGGTGCGTTTTTAATCGTGGCGAATTTGCGGGGCGCGATTCTGACTGGGGCCAACCTAAGGGAAGCGAATTTGAGCGGGGCCAATCTCACCGGCGTGAACCTCCAGGATGCCGACCTCACGGATGCTATCTTGCCGGTGCAGGACAAAGCCGCCCATCGCCAGCGCGCCCAGCGGACCATGCCCCCCCAAACTGGCAGCGGTTTGGTTGAAGAAATTTTTGGTTCCTCGTCTTAG
- a CDS encoding nitrate reductase associated protein: MLFQFEQDFVDTLRCIPMVVRYKLDVCGVKLKLQHWHRFTYAQRLWLVQAPCDTAPEKARYREQLRAWVTELTGAPPADLPVPDPLPWESDGIPTAILRQLQTVGQAPFDEEQWRRLSPLQRFALLKLSQPGHENRNFLPALREFGLSQENCIHEHDAPP, from the coding sequence ATGCTATTTCAATTCGAGCAGGACTTTGTGGACACCTTGCGCTGCATCCCGATGGTCGTGCGCTACAAGCTGGATGTCTGCGGCGTGAAACTGAAACTCCAACACTGGCACCGGTTCACATACGCCCAGCGGCTCTGGCTTGTCCAGGCACCTTGTGATACAGCCCCAGAGAAGGCTCGTTACCGGGAGCAATTGCGGGCTTGGGTGACGGAGTTAACAGGAGCGCCACCGGCTGACCTGCCTGTTCCCGACCCCTTGCCTTGGGAAAGCGACGGGATTCCGACTGCTATCCTGCGGCAATTGCAAACAGTCGGGCAAGCCCCTTTCGATGAGGAGCAATGGCGTCGTCTGTCGCCCCTGCAACGTTTTGCCTTGCTGAAACTGAGCCAGCCAGGGCACGAAAATCGCAACTTTCTCCCCGCCCTGCGCGAATTCGGTCTGAGCCAGGAAAACTGTATTCACGAACACGATGCGCCCCCGTGA
- the tsaB gene encoding tRNA (adenosine(37)-N6)-threonylcarbamoyltransferase complex dimerization subunit type 1 TsaB, with the protein MRLALGLHTAGSVIGIAVGSWETQTWQERYITGGDALQQFHMELAVLMQPYDWSAVDWIAVTRGPGSFTTVRLGLVTARTLAQELNVPLFALSTLGVASFLTLEPVAVSWPAGMDLVYGGIYHRGIALQPDQVYNRSDWQRLLQQWPPPLQVMEDVHTQAPVRALLTWATELWRQGQRPHWSQALPFYGRSPVEKA; encoded by the coding sequence ATGAGGTTGGCCCTGGGGCTGCACACCGCCGGGAGTGTTATCGGGATAGCCGTTGGCTCGTGGGAAACCCAGACCTGGCAGGAGCGCTATATCACCGGCGGCGATGCCCTGCAGCAGTTCCACATGGAGCTGGCAGTGCTGATGCAGCCCTACGATTGGTCAGCAGTGGACTGGATTGCCGTGACGCGGGGACCAGGTTCTTTCACAACTGTGCGCCTGGGACTGGTGACAGCGCGGACGCTTGCCCAGGAGCTCAACGTTCCCCTGTTTGCTCTTTCGACGCTGGGGGTGGCCAGCTTTCTGACGCTAGAACCGGTGGCTGTCTCTTGGCCGGCAGGTATGGATTTAGTTTATGGGGGCATTTATCACCGGGGCATCGCGCTGCAACCGGACCAGGTGTACAACCGCTCTGATTGGCAACGCCTGCTCCAACAGTGGCCGCCACCCCTGCAGGTGATGGAGGACGTGCATACGCAAGCGCCAGTGCGGGCCTTGCTGACCTGGGCAACGGAGTTGTGGCGGCAGGGACAACGGCCCCATTGGTCCCAAGCCTTGCCTTTCTACGGACGTTCGCCCGTGGAGAAAGCCTGA
- a CDS encoding Ycf34 family protein — MCICVNCAYVDQCITYHEVERQHQQPHLTDTPTFAPVSPTINVNIRSRGEVIEMEWDVVGCESFALDKGRWSRLRPGEPVPT, encoded by the coding sequence ATGTGTATTTGTGTCAATTGCGCCTACGTGGACCAGTGCATCACCTACCACGAGGTGGAACGCCAGCATCAACAACCCCATTTGACGGACACACCTACCTTTGCGCCGGTCTCCCCTACGATTAATGTCAACATTCGCTCCCGGGGCGAGGTGATTGAAATGGAGTGGGACGTGGTGGGCTGCGAGTCATTTGCGCTGGATAAAGGCCGCTGGAGTCGCCTACGACCCGGTGAACCTGTCCCCACATGA
- a CDS encoding ATP-binding protein, whose product MASVLVISADSQLAQTLGECLTQLQQAWEWLTPDQVSADRYPGAIAAWVDIEDGRKVNLVQQVAQIWPQLSRLILGPRDTALAAVMLHQGACAYVPRDRLTLAQVQAALQRVEQPYDEVTQERLRQLQRLGQTRYQDAATMIQAHLQTGCWMLALPVGLWTEGEMVQAVAGDCPIPVGAIVAGSEYWQRQGIHLAISLPVQVPQRGVGYLRFGSLEPAPPLSIEQQNLAQLVAQSLERGLTQLALEHRQQQTTQALAASEARNRRLVQNLQVGVLVLGPQLDVRLINPMAMRLLGLSGRELLASNRLNLDWNAIGEDGEFYTLDTHPIAQALLHKKSVDNAVMGLYRADSQERVWLMLSVAVELDAQGQVQELVCTLSDITANKQMAEASRLNQERYVLAMNGANDGLWDWDLENNTIYVSPRWHEILGLPAEAAVWDPEQWFERIHPEDYDRVRQALTEHLQGRRDHFESEYRMRHESGQYRWMLSRGLAIRDSDGQAYRMAGSQSDITERKRAEMALQQQLQRSLLLRKITEEIRRSLDAQQIFQATVQQVGPVFQASRCLLLTYEREPQPRLPLVAEYVAPGVSPCGIVAIPVLDNPHAQAVLATDRAVASPDVTQDPLLQPQQALCRQLGIRSMLVVRTSYQGEANGVIGLHQCDRTRVWTPEEISLLEDVANQVGIALAQARLLAQEREQRAQLAEQNRILEETRRAAEAASRAKSEFLANISHEIRTPMNGILGMTELLLETPLTREQRDYLTTIQTSAKILLNQINELLDLGKLEAGKMELVCEDFNLRQCLESVLDLQAPLALEKGLHLTLLLPPDVPVHLRGDSTRLRQILVNLVGNAIKFTERGSVTIQVDPVRIEEATATLHFSVTDTGIGIPADKLDTLFERFVQVDASPARRQGGSGLGLTICKQLVELMGGRIGVDSLLGKGSCFWFDLTFPRQSQPPPSPTYPWQGHRLLVVDAHSPSRRSLFYLGVGLGLQVTLCEDVTQALAALQTQSYQGVLVAQVDWAAELARVLPPEVALVLLTTSSQSSPRLSPPLDQRLHGFLPKPVSQERLVNLLQDLWQTPSPNVHRPPVPSALPPLRILLAEDNAVNQKVALGQLRQLGYQADVAVNGIEVLRLLEHQTYDLILMDCQMPDMDGYETSRRIRQLPIPQPVIIALTAHAMKDDRDKCLAVGMDDYLSKPIDREQLGETLRRWGERIMTRRTLNESPAMTADAQPLLNTDHLQATFGDDPEFIQELLRLYVQDVRARLAALQQAVEPLQWERIRHEAHQLKGASANVGATTIQNLARTLEEVATTQQEPARAQELIQTLGQQLAQLEREVGVAV is encoded by the coding sequence ATGGCATCGGTTTTGGTTATCAGCGCTGACTCCCAGTTGGCGCAGACGTTGGGGGAGTGTCTCACCCAGTTGCAACAGGCCTGGGAGTGGCTGACGCCGGACCAGGTCTCTGCGGATAGGTATCCCGGTGCTATCGCCGCTTGGGTGGACATAGAAGACGGGCGCAAAGTGAACCTGGTGCAGCAAGTCGCCCAGATATGGCCGCAATTATCCCGCTTGATCCTCGGCCCGCGCGATACGGCCTTGGCAGCAGTGATGTTACACCAGGGCGCCTGCGCGTATGTGCCCCGCGACCGTCTCACGCTGGCTCAGGTGCAGGCGGCGCTCCAGCGGGTGGAACAACCCTACGACGAAGTTACCCAAGAACGCCTGCGGCAGTTGCAACGCCTAGGGCAAACCCGTTATCAGGACGCCGCCACCATGATTCAAGCCCACCTGCAAACCGGTTGTTGGATGCTGGCATTACCGGTGGGCCTGTGGACGGAAGGGGAAATGGTTCAGGCGGTGGCGGGAGATTGCCCGATTCCCGTGGGTGCGATTGTCGCCGGAAGCGAGTATTGGCAACGACAGGGCATCCATCTGGCGATTTCTCTCCCTGTCCAAGTGCCGCAGCGGGGGGTGGGTTATCTTCGCTTTGGGTCCCTGGAGCCAGCGCCACCTTTGTCCATTGAGCAACAGAACTTGGCACAGTTGGTCGCCCAATCCCTGGAGCGGGGGTTGACGCAACTAGCCCTAGAGCACCGCCAGCAACAAACCACTCAGGCCCTAGCTGCCAGTGAAGCCCGCAATCGTCGCCTGGTGCAAAACCTACAGGTAGGCGTGTTGGTGCTTGGCCCCCAGTTGGACGTGCGCCTCATCAACCCAATGGCCATGCGCCTGCTGGGATTGAGTGGCCGCGAGTTGCTGGCGTCGAATCGCCTCAACCTCGATTGGAACGCCATCGGCGAAGACGGGGAGTTTTACACCCTGGATACCCACCCCATTGCCCAGGCGCTGTTGCACAAAAAATCAGTAGATAACGCCGTGATGGGGCTGTACCGGGCCGATTCCCAGGAGCGGGTGTGGTTGATGCTCAGCGTGGCGGTGGAACTGGACGCCCAGGGGCAGGTACAGGAATTGGTCTGCACCTTGAGCGACATCACCGCTAACAAGCAAATGGCCGAAGCCAGCCGCTTGAACCAGGAGCGCTACGTGCTGGCCATGAACGGCGCCAACGACGGGCTGTGGGACTGGGATTTGGAGAACAATACCATTTACGTCTCCCCCCGCTGGCATGAGATTTTGGGACTCCCAGCCGAGGCGGCGGTTTGGGACCCAGAGCAGTGGTTTGAACGCATTCACCCTGAGGACTACGACCGGGTGCGGCAAGCTCTCACCGAGCATCTCCAGGGACGACGGGACCACTTTGAGAGCGAGTACCGGATGCGCCACGAATCCGGGCAATACCGTTGGATGCTCAGTCGAGGGTTGGCGATCCGGGACAGCGACGGGCAGGCCTACCGTATGGCCGGTTCCCAAAGCGACATTACCGAGCGCAAGCGGGCGGAAATGGCCTTGCAACAGCAACTCCAGCGCTCGCTGCTGCTGCGCAAAATTACGGAAGAGATTCGCCGCAGTTTGGATGCCCAGCAGATTTTCCAAGCGACGGTGCAGCAAGTGGGGCCGGTGTTTCAGGCCAGCCGCTGCCTGCTATTGACCTACGAGCGGGAACCCCAACCTCGGTTGCCCCTGGTGGCAGAGTACGTAGCACCCGGTGTCTCTCCCTGTGGGATTGTGGCCATTCCTGTACTCGACAATCCCCATGCCCAAGCGGTTTTAGCCACGGACCGGGCCGTCGCTTCCCCCGATGTTACCCAAGACCCCCTGCTACAGCCGCAGCAAGCCCTGTGTCGACAGCTTGGGATCCGCTCCATGCTGGTGGTGCGCACCTCCTACCAGGGGGAAGCCAACGGCGTGATTGGCCTGCACCAGTGCGACCGGACGCGGGTGTGGACGCCCGAGGAAATCAGTTTGTTAGAGGACGTGGCCAACCAGGTGGGGATTGCTCTTGCGCAAGCGCGGTTGCTGGCCCAGGAGCGAGAACAGCGAGCGCAGTTGGCAGAACAAAATCGCATCCTGGAGGAGACTCGTCGCGCCGCGGAAGCCGCCAGCCGGGCCAAGTCGGAATTTTTAGCCAACATCAGCCACGAAATCCGCACCCCCATGAACGGCATTCTGGGGATGACGGAACTGTTGCTGGAAACGCCCCTAACCCGCGAGCAACGGGACTACCTGACCACCATCCAAACCAGCGCCAAGATTCTCCTCAATCAGATCAACGAGCTGCTGGACTTGGGCAAGTTGGAAGCCGGCAAGATGGAGCTGGTGTGCGAAGATTTCAACCTGCGCCAGTGCCTGGAGTCGGTTTTGGACTTACAGGCGCCCTTAGCCCTGGAAAAGGGATTGCATTTAACGCTGCTGTTGCCACCGGATGTGCCGGTACACCTGCGGGGCGATAGTACCCGGTTGCGGCAAATTCTGGTGAATTTGGTGGGTAATGCCATTAAGTTCACAGAAAGGGGGAGCGTGACGATTCAGGTGGACCCGGTTCGGATTGAGGAGGCTACTGCCACGTTACACTTTAGCGTTACGGACACTGGCATCGGCATTCCGGCAGACAAGCTAGACACGTTGTTTGAACGATTTGTCCAGGTGGATGCGTCTCCTGCGCGACGCCAGGGCGGGAGTGGTTTGGGGTTGACCATCTGCAAGCAACTAGTGGAATTAATGGGCGGGCGAATTGGCGTGGATAGCCTTTTAGGAAAGGGTTCCTGCTTCTGGTTTGACCTGACCTTTCCCCGCCAATCCCAACCGCCGCCATCTCCGACCTACCCCTGGCAAGGGCATCGCCTGCTGGTGGTGGACGCCCACAGTCCCAGTCGCCGCAGCCTGTTCTACCTGGGGGTGGGGCTAGGGCTTCAGGTAACCCTGTGCGAGGACGTGACCCAGGCGTTGGCGGCGCTCCAAACCCAATCCTATCAGGGGGTGCTGGTGGCGCAGGTCGATTGGGCCGCTGAACTGGCCCGTGTCTTGCCGCCCGAGGTGGCCCTGGTGCTATTGACCACCTCCAGCCAAAGCAGTCCTAGGTTGTCTCCCCCCCTGGATCAGCGGCTACACGGCTTTTTACCCAAACCGGTGAGCCAAGAGCGCTTGGTCAACCTCCTGCAGGACCTGTGGCAAACGCCATCTCCCAATGTCCATCGTCCCCCTGTTCCATCTGCATTGCCGCCTTTGCGCATCTTGCTAGCCGAAGATAATGCCGTTAACCAGAAGGTGGCCCTGGGGCAGTTGCGCCAGTTGGGGTACCAAGCCGATGTGGCCGTCAATGGGATTGAGGTGCTGCGCCTGCTGGAGCACCAGACTTACGACTTGATCTTGATGGACTGCCAAATGCCGGACATGGATGGGTACGAAACCTCGCGCCGGATTCGCCAGTTGCCGATTCCTCAGCCCGTGATCATAGCCCTGACTGCCCACGCCATGAAGGACGACCGGGACAAGTGCCTGGCGGTGGGGATGGACGACTATCTCAGTAAACCCATTGACCGGGAACAGCTCGGGGAGACCTTGCGCCGCTGGGGAGAGCGTATCATGACAAGAAGAACACTCAACGAATCTCCCGCCATGACAGCTGACGCCCAGCCCTTGCTCAACACAGACCATCTACAAGCCACCTTCGGCGATGACCCGGAATTCATCCAGGAATTGTTGCGGCTGTACGTGCAGGATGTCCGGGCGCGCTTGGCGGCGCTGCAACAAGCGGTTGAGCCGCTGCAGTGGGAACGCATTCGCCACGAGGCCCATCAACTCAAGGGGGCCAGCGCCAATGTGGGAGCAACGACCATCCAAAACCTGGCCCGCACGTTAGAGGAAGTAGCAACAACCCAGCAAGAACCGGCGCGGGCGCAGGAACTCATCCAGACCTTGGGCCAGCAGCTTGCGCAACTGGAGCGGGAAGTCGGGGTGGCCGTATGA